From Coraliomargarita parva, one genomic window encodes:
- a CDS encoding sialate O-acetylesterase — translation MKELLVMSSVVAASCLRLMGSGLQPDPLFSDHTVLQHGVVCPIWGLAEAGETVTVDFLGQRQQAQADAHGQWRVKLEPLEPGGPYEMVISGANERLTFEDVLVGEVWLCSGQSNMARTLVPPPQVLPRRDYWEASAAEADYPQIREFKVRGRTADEPHALSTGEWEVCTPENARGFSAVGYFFARDLSKARGDVPVGIITAAVGATGIANWMSLDALNAEPGLEPTMAYFAKVHARYPAALEKYEADMVEYEARLKAYEVNGGEKPKKPHEPRNPFTDPYRMGANYNGKIAPLMPYAIKGALWYQGEQDRNHPRNYPYYLRSLIGSWREAWGRGDFPFIVIQLPDHEKTEAIFRVVQQEGAEYVPNTAIVVTMDVGDPQDIHPPNKEPVGVRSALAARVLAYGEPILGYSPQLESVEVEGAELTLYFADADGLMAVDGPAKGFELSGVDKKFVPASARINEDRVILSAEGIEAPKYVRYAWSNVPVVNVYNAAKLPIAPFSQTIK, via the coding sequence ATGAAAGAACTTTTAGTTATGTCATCTGTGGTGGCGGCCAGCTGTCTACGGCTGATGGGATCCGGTCTGCAACCGGATCCGCTTTTTTCGGATCATACCGTGTTGCAACATGGTGTGGTTTGTCCGATCTGGGGATTGGCTGAGGCCGGTGAAACCGTCACGGTTGATTTTCTAGGGCAGAGGCAGCAGGCTCAAGCCGATGCTCACGGGCAGTGGCGAGTGAAACTGGAGCCACTGGAGCCAGGAGGCCCCTATGAGATGGTCATTTCAGGTGCCAATGAGCGTCTTACTTTTGAGGATGTTTTAGTCGGTGAAGTCTGGCTTTGCAGTGGACAGTCCAACATGGCGCGCACGCTGGTGCCTCCGCCGCAGGTGCTGCCGCGTCGTGATTACTGGGAGGCCTCGGCGGCCGAAGCGGACTATCCGCAGATTCGTGAGTTCAAGGTGCGGGGGAGAACAGCCGATGAACCGCATGCCTTAAGCACTGGCGAGTGGGAAGTGTGCACTCCGGAAAATGCTCGAGGGTTTTCCGCGGTCGGCTATTTCTTTGCCCGCGATTTGAGTAAAGCGCGCGGTGATGTGCCCGTCGGCATCATCACGGCTGCCGTCGGCGCCACCGGGATCGCCAACTGGATGAGTCTGGATGCGCTCAATGCAGAACCGGGTTTGGAACCAACCATGGCATATTTTGCTAAGGTGCATGCACGCTATCCGGCGGCCTTGGAAAAGTATGAAGCCGATATGGTCGAATATGAAGCGAGGCTCAAAGCCTACGAGGTCAACGGTGGAGAAAAGCCGAAGAAGCCCCACGAACCGCGTAACCCCTTTACGGATCCTTATCGAATGGGGGCCAACTACAATGGCAAGATCGCACCACTCATGCCCTATGCGATCAAAGGCGCATTGTGGTATCAGGGGGAGCAGGACCGGAACCATCCTCGTAACTACCCCTATTATCTACGCAGTTTGATTGGTTCCTGGCGCGAAGCATGGGGACGGGGGGATTTTCCTTTTATTGTGATTCAACTTCCGGATCATGAGAAAACCGAAGCCATCTTCCGTGTCGTTCAGCAGGAAGGCGCAGAATATGTGCCCAACACGGCTATAGTGGTCACCATGGATGTTGGCGATCCACAGGATATCCATCCGCCCAATAAGGAACCGGTCGGTGTGCGTTCTGCATTGGCCGCGCGGGTTTTAGCCTACGGTGAGCCGATTCTGGGTTACAGCCCGCAACTGGAGTCGGTCGAAGTCGAGGGGGCCGAGCTGACACTCTATTTTGCGGATGCGGATGGGCTGATGGCGGTGGATGGACCGGCCAAAGGCTTCGAGCTGTCGGGTGTCGATAAGAAGTTTGTGCCGGCCTCTGCGCGTATCAATGAGGACCGGGTCATTCTCTCTGCAGAGGGGATCGAAGCGCCCAAATACGTCCGCTATGCATGGTCGAATGTCCCGGTGGTTAATGTCTACAACGCAGCCAAACTGCCGATCGCTCCTTTCAGTCAAACCATCAAATAA
- a CDS encoding SGNH/GDSL hydrolase family protein, with the protein MFTSTKSARSALMAVACLFTTQFMSAEPLVRSGQKIAFLGDSITEQGFRTSSGYVNLVRMGLEANDLKIEVIPAGKSGHKSNQMLGRLQRDVLEKQPDWMTLSCGVNDVWHQSRNAGVLLPAYKENITKIVDQCEAAGVKILLLTATPIKEVENELNQKLVGYNDFLRELAVERNLPLADTSAAFWQTLETESKPSYKGLFLTVDGVHMNPVGDMLMATEVLKAFGLDEAQLAKAEAAWMNVQTRVNAGTNLRVEDYMKLRQLAEQKEDSPGHLLNLTYKNAVKELLTEPTE; encoded by the coding sequence ATGTTCACGTCCACGAAGTCCGCACGTTCCGCATTGATGGCGGTTGCCTGTCTGTTTACCACACAATTTATGTCGGCAGAACCCTTGGTTCGATCAGGACAGAAAATTGCTTTCCTTGGTGACTCGATCACCGAGCAGGGCTTTCGCACGAGCAGCGGCTATGTCAATCTCGTGCGGATGGGCTTGGAAGCCAACGATCTCAAAATCGAGGTGATTCCGGCAGGCAAGAGCGGGCACAAATCGAATCAGATGTTGGGCCGCCTGCAGCGTGATGTGCTTGAGAAGCAACCGGATTGGATGACCTTGAGCTGTGGGGTCAACGATGTTTGGCACCAGAGCCGAAATGCCGGAGTGCTCCTTCCTGCATACAAGGAGAATATCACCAAGATTGTCGATCAATGCGAAGCCGCAGGCGTGAAGATCTTGCTCCTGACGGCGACGCCGATCAAGGAAGTCGAGAACGAACTGAATCAAAAGCTGGTCGGATATAATGATTTTTTAAGAGAACTGGCGGTCGAACGGAACCTGCCCTTAGCTGATACCAGCGCCGCATTTTGGCAGACCTTGGAAACCGAATCGAAACCAAGTTACAAGGGCTTATTCCTGACCGTGGACGGTGTGCACATGAATCCAGTCGGCGATATGCTAATGGCCACAGAAGTTCTCAAAGCCTTCGGCTTGGACGAAGCGCAACTGGCCAAGGCCGAAGCCGCTTGGATGAACGTGCAAACTCGAGTTAACGCGGGCACGAATCTACGGGTTGAGGACTACATGAAGCTCCGTCAATTAGCGGAGCAAAAGGAGGATTCTCCCGGCCATCTCCTCAATCTGACTTATAAGAATGCGGTGAAGGAGCTCCTTACAGAACCAACCGAATAA
- a CDS encoding SGNH/GDSL hydrolase family protein, whose protein sequence is MTTLTHLRRLAACVALLVSAASLHAEGIRIQSGQKLAFLGDSITQYGANNPSGYARLVKIGLMENGVNAEYVFAGISGHKSNQMLARLERDVLSKQPDWMTLSCGVNDVWHGERGVPLEDYKTNITEIVDRCEAAGVTVMILTATPIKEVPNELNEKLAGYNAFLRELAAERDLPLVDLNAAFWKKLNQPSGPRPEGLYLTGDGVHMNPLGDMLMAAEILKAFGLSEDQIAKGRTVWLQRPVRLNVYANVTVADYIKLNAVAADESSVGDMLTDAFSKDVEALIEAPIQ, encoded by the coding sequence ATGACCACCCTAACACATCTTCGTCGACTTGCGGCATGCGTTGCCTTGCTTGTCAGTGCAGCCTCCCTTCATGCAGAGGGCATCCGGATCCAGTCCGGCCAAAAGTTGGCCTTCCTCGGTGACTCCATCACGCAGTATGGTGCGAACAACCCGAGTGGCTACGCCCGTCTCGTGAAAATCGGTCTGATGGAAAACGGAGTGAATGCCGAATATGTGTTTGCAGGCATCAGTGGTCACAAGTCCAACCAAATGTTGGCACGCCTGGAGCGCGATGTGTTGAGTAAGCAGCCGGACTGGATGACGCTGAGCTGTGGCGTCAACGATGTCTGGCACGGGGAACGTGGAGTCCCGCTTGAGGATTACAAGACGAACATCACCGAAATCGTGGACCGTTGTGAAGCAGCAGGTGTGACGGTGATGATCCTGACTGCGACTCCGATTAAGGAAGTCCCCAATGAGCTGAACGAAAAGTTGGCGGGGTATAATGCCTTTCTCCGTGAACTGGCGGCCGAACGCGATCTGCCATTAGTCGATCTGAACGCGGCCTTTTGGAAGAAACTCAACCAGCCCTCCGGACCCCGTCCCGAAGGTCTCTATTTGACGGGCGACGGCGTACACATGAATCCGCTCGGTGATATGCTCATGGCCGCCGAAATCCTTAAGGCTTTCGGCTTGAGCGAGGATCAGATTGCTAAGGGCCGAACTGTCTGGTTGCAGCGTCCGGTGCGACTGAATGTGTATGCCAATGTAACTGTCGCCGATTACATAAAGCTAAATGCGGTCGCCGCTGACGAGTCTTCGGTTGGGGATATGCTGACTGACGCTTTCTCTAAGGATGTCGAAGCCTTGATCGAGGCACCGATTCAATAA
- a CDS encoding FAD-dependent oxidoreductase, translating to MISEPSRQTPLVRQADVVVCGAGPAGVSAAIAAAASGAETVLIESAGCLGGVWTSGLLTYVLDGKGQSPVTRRILDELNKREGQHARWHENDRVANLDWAKDSFIYEPESMKWVLERLCLEFGIHVRLHTRVCDVVKRSDNEREIEAVITESKSGREAWQGKVYIDTTGDGDVAAQAGCNFDLGRPGTGEVQPLTLMCLVQTPFPERLQPMSRLSGKELREAFAESGVVTSYASPVFFEVRPDLYALMLNHKHGSALNAGELSQATFEARDEVMRTIESLREAGGAWEGLRVVATANQIGVREGRRIRGRYTVTVDDMIEGRSHPDAVCRVHFPIDVHSTRKEGQSSDFDEENQIRTQPYDVPLRSLIAADVDNLMMAGRNISGDFIAHSSYRVTGNSVAMGEAAGAFAADAVRVGERVTNWPTEHVVSCVLRLSQCFER from the coding sequence ATGATCTCAGAACCATCTCGCCAAACTCCTTTGGTCCGTCAGGCGGATGTCGTTGTTTGTGGCGCGGGGCCGGCTGGAGTGTCCGCAGCCATCGCAGCGGCTGCCTCGGGCGCCGAAACAGTGCTGATTGAAAGTGCCGGTTGCCTGGGTGGCGTTTGGACTTCGGGCCTGTTGACCTACGTGTTGGATGGCAAGGGACAGAGCCCGGTGACACGCCGTATTCTCGACGAGTTGAACAAGCGCGAGGGCCAGCATGCACGCTGGCACGAAAACGATCGTGTCGCGAACTTGGATTGGGCCAAGGATAGTTTTATCTATGAACCCGAGAGTATGAAATGGGTCTTGGAGCGCCTCTGTCTTGAATTCGGGATTCATGTGCGCCTGCACACCCGGGTCTGCGACGTGGTCAAGCGGTCGGATAACGAACGCGAGATCGAAGCGGTCATCACCGAATCGAAATCCGGGCGTGAGGCTTGGCAAGGGAAGGTCTATATCGACACCACCGGCGACGGCGATGTCGCGGCGCAGGCGGGATGTAATTTTGACTTGGGGCGTCCCGGGACCGGCGAGGTGCAGCCCTTAACTTTGATGTGCTTGGTGCAGACGCCTTTTCCGGAACGGCTGCAACCGATGTCACGGCTCTCCGGCAAAGAATTACGGGAAGCCTTTGCCGAGAGTGGGGTGGTGACCAGCTATGCCTCGCCGGTCTTCTTTGAAGTCCGTCCGGATCTCTATGCACTCATGCTCAACCATAAGCACGGCAGCGCCCTCAATGCAGGCGAGCTGAGCCAAGCGACTTTCGAGGCACGGGATGAAGTCATGCGTACGATCGAATCGCTTCGGGAGGCGGGGGGGGCTTGGGAAGGATTGCGTGTGGTCGCGACTGCCAACCAGATCGGTGTGCGCGAAGGGCGTCGCATTCGTGGCCGTTATACGGTGACGGTCGACGACATGATCGAAGGGCGCAGTCACCCCGATGCCGTCTGCCGGGTGCATTTTCCCATCGATGTGCACTCGACCAGGAAAGAAGGGCAGAGCAGTGATTTCGACGAAGAAAACCAGATCCGGACCCAGCCCTACGATGTGCCGCTCCGGTCCTTGATCGCCGCAGACGTCGACAACCTGATGATGGCCGGCCGCAATATCAGCGGAGACTTTATTGCCCACTCCAGCTACCGGGTCACGGGAAACTCCGTCGCGATGGGTGAAGCCGCCGGTGCCTTCGCCGCAGATGCGGTTCGAGTCGGAGAGCGCGTGACCAATTGGCCGACGGAGCATGTGGTGTCGTGTGTTCTTCGTTTGTCGCAATGCTTCGAACGGTAG